From Thermodesulfobacteriota bacterium, the proteins below share one genomic window:
- a CDS encoding PEP-CTERM sorting domain-containing protein, with translation MKKWFVLALCLLGVLALNVAQASAALVILDDWSLQVGGKTVQAIDYMTYTGLSHVNITDTDLNGLDGGDPFTDVVAFKVGSSGLQNDATGTIIKYSDGSFIGGGDFELTGVATMTGVHTAVVAGNAQYVFNTATLDFYLDTNSATFAQPGLGGGTISGYKDGTQIASFGLMSGGGNFNFPTLDGNIDVDFVSGWVLSGYMFTEDGVDFSTFPFLAALTDSNSDADINGDGVPDIVLPSNWTGYTGQTVGGDLYDLNLQVDGSARYAVPEPCTMLLFGTGLIGLAGAARRKLGKKK, from the coding sequence ATGAAAAAATGGTTTGTTTTAGCATTGTGTTTACTGGGCGTACTCGCTTTAAACGTGGCTCAGGCTTCGGCGGCACTTGTAATACTGGACGACTGGAGTTTACAGGTGGGGGGTAAGACTGTGCAGGCTATTGACTATATGACCTACACGGGTCTCAGTCATGTAAACATCACGGATACCGATCTAAATGGCTTAGACGGAGGCGATCCTTTTACGGATGTGGTGGCTTTTAAGGTCGGAAGCTCAGGACTCCAAAATGACGCCACGGGTACGATTATAAAGTACAGCGACGGGAGTTTTATAGGTGGCGGTGATTTTGAGCTGACAGGTGTAGCTACAATGACGGGAGTACATACGGCTGTTGTCGCAGGTAATGCGCAATATGTGTTCAACACTGCGACGCTTGATTTCTATCTGGACACTAATTCGGCAACGTTTGCGCAGCCAGGTCTAGGCGGAGGCACGATATCGGGCTACAAGGACGGCACACAGATAGCATCGTTTGGCCTTATGTCCGGGGGGGGAAATTTTAATTTCCCTACGCTCGATGGGAATATCGATGTTGATTTCGTGAGCGGATGGGTGTTATCCGGTTATATGTTCACGGAAGACGGTGTGGATTTTTCCACGTTTCCTTTCTTGGCGGCCCTCACGGATTCCAATAGTGATGCGGACATAAACGGTGATGGCGTTCCTGATATCGTACTGCCCAGCAACTGGACAGGTTACACGGGTCAAACTGTAGGCGGTGATCTTTATGATCTGAATCTGCAGGTTGACGGCTCGGCCAGGTACGCAGTCCCTGAGCCGTGTACCATGCTTCTTTTTGGCACTGGCCTTATCGGTCTCGCTGGGGCTGCACGGAGGAAGTTGGGGAAGAAAAAATAA
- a CDS encoding type II toxin-antitoxin system VapC family toxin — MIYFDSSALVKRYVEETGSDRVTSILANAGIIATSKLTYPEILSAFARRHKVGEIPTKWYTRVIERFETEWEYFLIIEFQNELLPFIRKTIKEHQLKAADSVHLSSALWLRNAVKEDVIFVASDVNLLNAAQSERLQIIDPQKGES, encoded by the coding sequence GTGATATATTTTGACAGCAGCGCCCTGGTAAAGCGGTATGTAGAAGAAACCGGGAGCGATAGAGTAACCTCTATTTTGGCCAATGCCGGCATTATTGCTACATCGAAATTAACCTATCCAGAAATACTTTCTGCTTTTGCGAGAAGACATAAGGTGGGAGAAATTCCCACGAAATGGTACACTAGAGTAATTGAACGATTTGAAACCGAGTGGGAATATTTCCTCATAATAGAATTTCAAAACGAGCTCCTACCGTTCATCAGAAAGACAATAAAAGAACATCAACTCAAGGCCGCGGACAGTGTTCATTTATCATCTGCATTGTGGCTAAGGAATGCCGTTAAAGAAGATGTTATCTTTGTAGCTTCGGATGTAAACTTACTCAATGCGGCACAATCGGAAAGATTACAAATAATAGATCCTCAAAAGGGCGAAAGCTAA
- a CDS encoding choice-of-anchor N protein: MNIRSITTSIAIALLILGLAGPVQAVPNLQIYIPGATYDPVTETWTIYSYDYDLWVVGANLNIYDIKFAAAVPINENGTIDVTWLKGQLIDDYGNIVKEPNFFETLDEGVADPYISFCDYGTPVMGDGDTLPPHGVFPTSYYEYVIGDFGTGETVQNYIPGDEWGDLAEGETKKFHISADGYTWVDIVAYDHYIQANHKTHCIFSPFSHDGGGSGVPEPATMLLVGTGLISLGCVARRKFKK, translated from the coding sequence ATGAATATTCGTTCAATCACCACATCCATAGCAATAGCCTTACTGATCCTGGGGCTGGCCGGCCCTGTTCAGGCCGTGCCCAATCTCCAGATATATATCCCCGGGGCTACATACGACCCGGTAACGGAGACATGGACTATATATTCTTATGACTACGACCTTTGGGTCGTTGGGGCAAACTTGAATATTTACGATATAAAGTTTGCCGCAGCGGTTCCTATTAATGAAAACGGCACGATTGATGTTACCTGGCTTAAGGGGCAGTTGATTGATGATTATGGGAATATTGTGAAAGAGCCGAATTTTTTTGAAACGCTGGATGAAGGGGTCGCTGATCCCTATATTTCTTTTTGCGATTATGGGACGCCGGTCATGGGTGATGGCGACACATTACCTCCCCACGGTGTATTTCCCACCTCGTATTATGAATATGTTATCGGTGATTTTGGCACGGGCGAGACGGTCCAGAATTACATCCCTGGTGATGAATGGGGTGACCTTGCCGAGGGGGAGACGAAAAAGTTTCATATTTCAGCGGATGGATATACCTGGGTCGATATAGTGGCGTACGACCATTATATCCAGGCCAACCATAAAACCCACTGCATCTTTAGTCCATTTTCCCACGACGGCGGCGGCAGCGGTGTCCCTGAACCGGCAACCATGCTTCTGGTAGGAACCGGCCTGATTAGCTTGGGCTGTGTAGCCAGGAGAAAGTTTAAGAAATAG
- a CDS encoding ThiF family adenylyltransferase, with protein MKEKQTNLWSYDEAFCRNIGLISPEEQQKIKKARIAIAGVGGVGGHYLLTLARTGFEQFNIADFDHFEAANFNRQVGATIETIGMHKAEAMKKMALAINPEADIKIFDQGISKDNITEFLKDADVVVDGIDFFNIETRRLLFKEAGDRGIYAITSGPMGFSATLHVFAPQGMGFDEYFDIDDNLSEIDKLIAFGLGLAPRATHLKYIKSSSIDLTKQTGPSLGLACQLCSALVATEVINIILKRRKIRAVPHYFQFDPYLQVYKQGYLRWGNRNPIQRLKRWYVKKYFLGRR; from the coding sequence ATGAAAGAGAAGCAGACAAACCTTTGGTCATATGACGAGGCCTTTTGCCGAAACATAGGGCTCATATCTCCTGAAGAACAGCAAAAGATTAAGAAGGCCCGAATAGCCATTGCCGGAGTCGGCGGCGTAGGCGGCCACTACCTCCTCACACTAGCCCGCACTGGCTTCGAACAATTCAATATCGCTGATTTTGACCATTTTGAAGCGGCCAATTTCAACCGGCAGGTGGGAGCTACCATAGAAACCATCGGCATGCATAAGGCCGAGGCCATGAAAAAGATGGCCCTGGCTATAAATCCAGAGGCCGATATAAAAATTTTTGACCAGGGTATAAGCAAGGATAATATCACCGAATTCCTGAAGGACGCAGATGTCGTAGTGGATGGTATAGACTTCTTCAATATAGAAACCCGTCGTTTGCTTTTCAAAGAAGCCGGAGATCGTGGTATTTATGCCATTACCTCAGGGCCCATGGGGTTCAGCGCTACGTTGCATGTCTTTGCGCCCCAGGGTATGGGTTTCGATGAATATTTTGACATTGATGATAACCTGTCTGAAATCGATAAGCTCATAGCCTTTGGCCTGGGTCTGGCGCCAAGGGCCACACATCTTAAATACATTAAGTCATCATCAATAGACCTTACCAAACAAACCGGGCCTTCCTTAGGGCTGGCCTGCCAGCTCTGCAGCGCCCTGGTGGCCACTGAAGTCATAAATATCATCCTGAAAAGGAGAAAAATAAGGGCCGTCCCGCACTATTTTCAATTCGACCCCTATCTTCAGGTCTATAAACAGGGTTATCTACGCTGGGGAAATCGAAATCCTATTCAGCGATTGAAACGGTGGTATGTGAAAAAGTACTTTTTGGGACGCAGATGA